In Rissa tridactyla isolate bRisTri1 chromosome 2, bRisTri1.patW.cur.20221130, whole genome shotgun sequence, a single window of DNA contains:
- the TNFRSF11B gene encoding tumor necrosis factor receptor superfamily member 11B, whose product MNKFLCCTLVLLDISVKWTIQDDSPRKYPHYDPGTSRQLLCDQCPPGSYVKQHCTATSPTQCAPCPDQYYAEEWNSNDECQYCSAVCKELQYIKQECTPTQDRLCQCVEGRYLELEFCLKHTECPPGFGVAQPGTPESDTVCKRCPEGFFSNETSSKAACLKHTNCSALGFKIALKGNAVRDNVCQENTDTTPQKCGIDVTLCEEAFFRFAVPTFLTPNWLNILADSLPGTKVGTENIERIKQRHGTQEQTFQLLKLWKQQNKEQDMVKKIIQDIDLCENSVLRHIGHPNLTFEHLNTLMASLPGKKVGKEDIERTMKLCQPTERVLKLLNLWRIKNGDQDTIKGLMYGLKHLKTYHFPKPTIQSLKKVIKFLHRFTMYRLHQKLLSEMVRNQVKSVKVRCV is encoded by the exons CTCTTGGACATTTCTGTGAAGTGGACCATCCAGGACGACTCTCCCCGCAAGTATCCCCATTATGACCCAGGGACATCTCGCCAACTGCTGTGTGACCAGTGCCCTCCTGGGAGCTATGTAAAGCAGCACTGCACGGCCACCAGCCCGACGCAGTGTGCCCCGTGTCCGGATCAGTACTACGCCGAAGAGTGGAACAGCAACGACGAATGCCAGTACTGCAGCGCCGTTTGCAAAGAGCTGCAGTACATCAAGCAGGAGTGCACCCCCACGCAAGACCGCCTCTGCCAGTGCGTCGAAGGCAGATACCTGGAGCTCGAGTTTTGTTTAAAGCACACGGAGTGTCCTCCCGGATTCGGCGTTGCGCAGCCAG GTACCCCTGAGAGTGACACTGTGTGTAAGAGATGTCCAGAAGGATTTTTCTCGAATGAAACGTCATCCAAAGCAGCCTGTCTAAAGCACACAAACTGCAGTGCACTGGGTTTCAAAATAGCCTTGAAGGGGAATGCAGTTCGTGACAACGTCTGTCAGGAAAATACAGATACAACACCTCAAAAATGTGGAATAG ATGTAACCCTGTGCGAGGAGGCCTTTTTCAGGTTTGCTGTTCCTACTTTTCTCACACCTAACTGGCTGAACATTCTAGCAGACAGTTTGCCTGGGACAAAGGTTGGCACAGAAAATATCGAAAGGATTAAACAAAGGCACGGTACTCAAGAGCAGACCTTCCAGCTTTTGAAGTTAtggaagcagcaaaacaaagaacaGGATATGGTCAAGAAGATTATTCAAG ATATCGATCTTTGTGAAAACAGTGTCTTAAGGCATATTGGCCACCCGAACCTCACCTTTGAACATCTCAACACGCTGATGGCAAGCTTACCAGGCAAGAAAGTGGGAAAAGAAGACATCGAGCGCACAATGAAACTATGTCAACCTACAGAGCGAGTTCTGAAGCTTCTCAATCTGTGGAGAATAAAGAATGGTGACCAAGACACCATTAAAGGTTTAATGTATGGACTGAAGCACCTGAAAACATACCACTTTCCAAAACCAACCATCCAAAGTCTGAAGAAGGTGATTAAGTTTCTTCACAGATTTACAATGTATAGATTACACCAGAAACTCCTTTCAGAAATGGTAAGGAACCAAGTTAAATCAGTGAAAGTAAGATGTGTCTAA